In Myripristis murdjan chromosome 9, fMyrMur1.1, whole genome shotgun sequence, the following proteins share a genomic window:
- the LOC115365593 gene encoding F-box/LRR-repeat protein 2-like has product MTVSSPDKCIRTPLYSGNTHTLHDEFSHPGLTSDLSLDTEGHVSVSSNTGNKYKPAGVSVFNCWLSLPDEVWLFILSLLPLSCLSTAAQVCHHLHRLASDQSLWRSISVEKCSNLTDQWLFCMGGRCPRKLSLYRCTGLSVTSAGLERFFSLSRKSLEELKVISCSGPGLHGDLLLHLIGQLCDHVTSVDLSWSGATDAGVKALTDSGKGLRLETVVLNGCQVTDDPLIKLITRHRERLKVLHLYGCVHVPSEKRIREVNATVKVYPLPGHTHK; this is encoded by the exons ATGACAGTCTCATCGCCTGATAAATGTATACGCACACCCCTATATtctggaaatacacacacacttcatgatGAATTCTCACATCCTGGACTGACATCAGATCTCTCCCTGG ACACAGAAGGGCATGTGAGTGTGAGCAGTAACACTGGTAACAAATACAAA CCAGCAGGTGTCAGTGTGTTTAACTGTTGGCTGAGTCTACCTGATGAGGTGTGGCTGTTCATCCTGTCTCTGCTGCCCCTCAGCTGTCTGTCCACCGCAGCCCAGGTGTGCCACCACCTGCACAGACTGGCTTCCGATCAGTCTCTCT gGAGGAGTATCAGCGTTGAGAAGTGCTCCAACTTGACAGACCAATGGTTGTTCTGCATGGGCGGGCGTTGTCCCCGTAAGCTGTCTCTGTATAGGTGCACCGGTCTGTCCGTCACCTCTGCTGGCCTGGAGAGGTTTTTCTCTCTGAGTCGAAAGTCTCTGGAg GAACTGAAGGTGATAAGTTGCTCTGGACCCGGTCTCCATGGAGACTTGCTGCTGCATCTGATCGGTCAGCTGTGTGATCATGTGACCAGTGTGGATTTGAGCTGGAGCGGGGCAACAGATGCAGGGGTGAAAGCTCTGACCGACAGTGGCAAGGG GTTAAGGCTGGAGACTGTTGTCCTGAATGGCTGTCAGGTCACTGACGACCCGCTCATAAAACTCATcacaagacacagagagag gttgAAGGTGCTCCATCTCTATGGCTGTGTCCATGTCCCTTCTGAGAAACGGATCAGGGAAGTTAATGCTACTGTTAAAGTGTACCCGCTgcccggacacacacacaaataa